In a genomic window of Neoarius graeffei isolate fNeoGra1 chromosome 13, fNeoGra1.pri, whole genome shotgun sequence:
- the LOC132895973 gene encoding LOW QUALITY PROTEIN: dynein regulatory complex subunit 2-like (The sequence of the model RefSeq protein was modified relative to this genomic sequence to represent the inferred CDS: substituted 2 bases at 2 genomic stop codons) codes for MYWFVQVPKPFRSIPPFLSTPETLGEERHKGRPKVHQDKLNQQWRAILRQTQAAELREDFTILRKTFERVVACKDNAINLLVRDLNEMAQQSSAHLQHMDHLLKVQKSRLAALESHWSTSLKELSTEYNSKRDQLLKLHQQESEYIKAESFALGQRYAEISSEAKQDYLIARDDTKNRHAVDSTLQELQQWXLXEMQAYTEATEDQKNKALNLHSDIEKINLKRRQVQRLQDTIKAPCSHQSSSQRENEAYACHLQEQREELTQKVQQLRAKLSSAQKAERTRLVNQITYSNNTIKKLQDVLGEEERLLRMADMYRKLETEQKMLPFYMSSLNAEELSQEKAHAMVAMSKELAQTTVDYQDLEKFWQRYNKILLERLCLFVFL; via the coding sequence cccaaGGTGCACCAGGACAAGTTGAACCAGCAGTGGCGTGCAAtcctgcgccagactcaagcggCAGAGCTGCGTGAAGATTTCACAATACTCAGAAAAACTTTTGAGAGAGTTGTGGCCTGCAAGGACAATGCCATTAATTTACTGGTGAGGGATCTGAATGAAATGGCTCAGCAGTCAAGCGCTCATCTCCAGCATATGGATCATCTGCTGAAGGTACAGAAAAGCCGACTGGCAGCACTCGAGTCACACTGGAGCACCAGTCTGAAGGAACTCAGTACTGAGTACAACTCAAAGAGGGACCAGCTTTTGAAGCTGCACCAGCAGGAGAGTGAGTACATCAAAGCAGAAAGCTTTGCCTTGGGCCAGCGCTATGCTGAAATATCCAGTGAGGCCAAACAGGACTATCTGATTGCACGTGATGACACCAAAAACAGGCACGCAGTGGACAGCACCTTGCAGGAGTTGCAGCAGTGGTAACTCTGAGAAATGCAGGCGTACACAGAAGCCACTGAGGATCAGAAGAACAAAGCTTTAAATTTGCACTCTGACATTGAGAAAATAAACCTCAAGAGGAGGCAAGTGCAGAGACTGCAGGACACCATCAAAGCTCCGTGTTCTCATCAGAGCTCCAGTCAGAGGGAGAACGAGGCATATGCATGTCACCTTCAGGAGCAACGTGAGGAACTGACTCAGAAAGTCCAACAGCTCAGAGCTAAGCTCAGCTCTGCCCAGAAAGCTGAAAGAACACGTCTAGTTAATCAGATTACATACAGCAATAACACAATTAAAAAACTGCAGGATGTTCTCGGAGAGGAAGAGAGGTTGTTGCGTATGGCTGACATGTATCGCAAGCTTGAAACTGAGCAGAAGATGCTTCCCTTTTACATGTCATCTTTAAATGCTGAGGAACTGAGTCAGGAGAAAGCACATGCTATGGTGGCGATGTCTAAAGAGTTGGCACAGACAACGGTTGATTACCAAGATCTGGAAAAGTTCTGGCAACGTTATAACAAGATTCTACTGGAACGTTTGTgcttat